The following nucleotide sequence is from Salvia miltiorrhiza cultivar Shanhuang (shh) chromosome 7, IMPLAD_Smil_shh, whole genome shotgun sequence.
CCCTCGTTGTTCGCCAACAATTTGGCCATTTTCGAATCTTCGAGGTTGCTTTGGAGCCCGATTTGTTTCCCAAACTCCCAAATTTTTTCCCCCTCATCAAGGGAATGATCTCTGGTTACTTCAATTGAATTCCTAGACCCAGCTTCCTCGCTTTCCTTGTCTTTATTTTGAGACTCAAGAACATCGCTCCCCACCAGCCTGGGGGCTGGGACGACTCCAGCTAAAGCTCTCATATGTTGTGATTTTGAGAGAGAGGGCTTGGGTCTTTTGTGCAAGAAACGATTCAGACCGAACTTGAGGGAATTCTCCACTGCCACTTTCTTTTTGGATTTAGATTTCTTCTGATGAATAGGGGCCCGTGGAGAGGAGAGAAGGGTGACTCCATTCGACGATAATAAAGATGGAGGGATTGGATCTTGTTGGGCCTCACCTTCTGCTCTATGAGAGGTTTGGTAAAGCCCACTTTCAACTGGTCCAGGGGCTACAGGATCTTCCGGGCTTTGAATTTGATCTTTGTGTCCACAAAAAGGTAATGGGCTGGCACAACCCAAGACATCCTCCACAATGACTACATTAGAAATTACACACCTGTCAACCTGTGAGCCTCCACGAAGAGAGCCTCGACTCCTCGATTCCTCCGAGTTTTCTTGAAACTGGGCCCCCATTAATTGTGAGACTGCTGGCGTGCAATCTTTATGGGGAAGTGGATCGTTTGCGCCGACTTTTGGGGAATTCGGAGAGGCTTGTTGAACTGTTGCTGAGTCAGTATCTCCGCTGCCGGGAAATTCAAGATCGTCTCCGGCCTGCGCACATGCCGGAAAATCAAGGGAAGCTGCCTCTTCGTCGTCCTCAGATTCGATTTCTTCCTCTGAGTCCAGATCCTCGTCAGGAACCCGGGGTTCCTCCGCCAAGCTTTGGTCTGAAACCTCCTCGACTCTGATTTTGAAGTGAGCTCCGTTGATCTTGCACTCGAAGGTTCTGTTCAGGGAGGATAAACCTGCAGAGAGTTGGATAAAAGCGGCGTCCAGACGTTCCCTATTCTTTGTCTGGTCGTGAATCTTCAGGACCATCCCCAAACGTGCTCCCAAAATTTCGAAGAACCTAGTATTCCATGCTTGAAGGGGAACCCCATACCATTTAGTCCAGGCCGTTCTTTGGGTGCTCACGTCTACGTAAGACCACGGTCGAGTCCACTCAAACCAGAAACTCCTCCATTCATCTAGTTCTTGCAAAAGATCTTGAACTGAAATATCGTTAACACTCTGAATGAGAACGAGATTCCCGCCAAGAGAGTTAATCTTGAGGTGTGATGAGCATTCACTCTTGATTTCTTCTCCATATTCTTCCCACGCGAATTCAGTTTTAATAAAACCTGAAAAGGATTTGCGAAGCCATTCCGTGTCCTCTTCAGATGACTGAAATCCAATGATTTCATCTGCCACTGGGATGGACTGCTTCTTGTTACCTCCCAAGACTTCCGCAAATGACCTTCCTATTTCTCGTTTGTTGTCTGGTACGTAAAGAACTCTTTTCCTGGGGTTCTCCGCTGGCCTAGTTTCATTCCTGTGCATGTCGAAACCTCCATTCACCTCACTACTTGGGAATTCCTTTGCTGCTCTTTCGAACCTTGGGATGTAGCTTCTCAGTTTGTAACTTCCGATCCAGATATTATTCATTTCGAACAAGACTCGCTCTTTGTCAGTCTTCTCAAAACGCACGAAACCGAAAGGTTTCCCTTTGACATCTCTCTTTTTGGGACAGAAAATATCTGTAACCCTTCCTATCTCATTGAATCTCTTTTCAAGAAGATCAACCCTAGTTCCTTCTGGGAAGTTATTGAAGAATAATGTTATTTCGCTTTTGAGTGATCTCTTCTCAGAACGTTTCTCACCTGACAGGGGGTAACGGTTGAACCTAGGTTTGGGTCTGTGAAAGTGTCTCACCGGAAACTGCTCGGAACGGGGTGGACCAACCCCTCTTCTCCTCACCTCTCTCCACTCCTCCAGATTAAACTTATGTGTTTAATGACAAGATTAAATTGTGCTATTGATGTGTATTTGCTTAATGGCCGCGTGTTATTTTGGGGGTATACTATGGGGTTGTAGGGTTGTATTATGAAATACTATGATATAATGATAGGTAAATGACCACTTTTGTATGAATGATTaatctcttaaaaaaaattatttttctcatCAATTCTTTATCTTGCAATTTAATAACAAAAGATACCGATAATCCATTACTTAGTAATATTTTCgtggaagaaaaaaaatgaaaattagcCAAAAAGGATTGATATTTATACAAGTGTGTGAGAGAAGTATCTCACTATAGTTATAAGACTATATATAACAGTAACCTTCTTCCCCAAAATTCGACCAATACCTCCACaaacaacaattaaaaagaaaagaaaaaaaaaaaacttatttaattaactgCAAAGACCTACCGCGGTCCGGTGCCAATACAAATGAGATTTTGTGGCCTCTTTGATTTTTAGATAAAAGTAGGACATATGTCattgtttattaattattataaatatttatacaaTGACCGTTATttataaaatcatttttttacaTTAACAACGTTTAGGTTGAAACCACCATTATAggttaaaaattaaaagccaTGGTAATACATTGATTTTTTATTCAACCAGTTTTGTGTTAGTCATTATAATTCAGAAACCCAAAACCCAAAACGGTATCCACTCTCAAATTAAAGTGTTAGGAGACCTCCTTAGTTGAGCCTTAATAAGGTTGGGCTTAGAGTAGCGGAGACTTCAGTCTTCACCTTTGTTTTCCCCTAAAGCCCAttcaataaaatgaaaataaatatcaagacaaattaaattcaaattaatcAACTACGGTCAAACGGCTCATATCTAAAATCACAAATTCAATAAGAATATATGCTTGGACACAAATGGTTCACGAAAAAACACTACTattaaatttcttgaatttaaattgaaatacatTCAAAACTAACGTTTTTGTTCACAAATAGCTAAATAaacaagaaatttaaaaatcattaaGTATCATATGGGGATGATGGTATgtaactgatttttttttaaatagggttaatttcatataagttattaaattttcaatagttttttattttacacacgaattttaatttttttattaaaattaatcaattattaattttctcattttgcatactCGTCCATTTTTCGACCAAACTTTGGGTataaaacaacgtcgtttccaTCAAACTACACAATACGAcgtcatttttatttttccacaCACCTCTATTTATGTCACGCGAGCATATTGATACAAAACGAGTGCATTTATGCCATATCaccacaataaaaaaaatgggagaatatgcaaaatgagaaaattttAATAGTTATATAATTTTAGTAAGTATTTTAAAGTTCAGTGTGTAAAAtgagaatttattgaaaatttactaattaatccaaaaaatatttcatttatggTTATTTAGACGGAGAAGGTGAATTTATGATTAAAAGATTACAAATTTGAATCTTATTAACATCAATTATATCGAATAATCGAATAATTGCATAAGACTACGAGTTGCCTCTTTTTTAATATTTCAGTTTTTCTttcctcaaaaataaaaaaataaaaatcagatTTGCAGATTATTACAATTTGTAAATaagtatcttttttttttggaggaaaGTAAATAAGTAAATTCTGTATTAGCAATTTATGAAGTTCGCTAATTTGTCCTAAAAAGAAGCCGTTAGCCACGTCAGAGATTCCAACGGTCACAAAGGAATGAATTCAAATCCAAACTCCCAACGGTCACTTAACTCAACTCAACATCTCCCATTTCCCTCCAATTTTGCCTCTTTCAATTTCGAGGGGAGTTTGCAGAATTCTCACTTCCTCTTTCTCTCGTTGAATAATAAGCACACGCACTGAAAAATCGAAAGATTTGAAGAAGCAAAGAAATGAATGGTTTTGAGAAGGGTTTGTCTCCATCGAAATCGAATGCGAACCGCAATTTCCCGTCTTCTGGTATATcctattttttaattgtttgtttCTTTTCCTTAATTGTTCATAgtttcttgaattttttttattgtttttgtttgtCGTTTTTGTCTTCTTCTATTTCTCGGGTGGGTtttcttcgaattttttttgGTTGTTCTGTGTTATGCCGGAAGTTGAATGTAGATTTCGTTAATTGAAGCTTTTTTATTGGTAAGATTAGTAGTTGATTCTTATTTTTGGCTAGGATCGGTGGAGAATGATGAGAATGATTCAAGTGTGGATAAATTGATTCCACAATTTGCAAACAACGAAATTGCATATGGCAAACATTTCATGTCTGGAGTTGCAAGAAAGAAAATTCTTGCTGAGATAAAGGGAAATCCAAGCATTTGTGATGCTCAAGCTCACAAAAACTCCAATCTGGATTTGGAAAGTAGTCCCCCGAAAAGGGGAATTTGCAATTCTTCTGTGAAGGTTTATGACCCTTTGACGAACTACCTCTCCCCACGGCCTCGTTACCTGCGTTTCAATCCAAATAGGCGTCGAGAGATACTCAAGAGATTTGAGAAGGAGTTGAATAGCTCTCTTGATTCTGAGGAGGCTAGTGATGAAGAGGAGATTGCAGACTCTTCTCTTTCACCTCCAAAAGGAAGTGTCGTTGATGGTTATGAGGCAGTAGAGGAGGAGATTGCAGACTCTTCGCGTTCCCCTCCAAAAGGAAATGATGTAAATCAGAGAAATGGAGTTGCATCTGATGAAGGTAATGGTAGTGTCGTTGATGGTTATGAGTCGGAGGAGGAAGAGATGGAAAAAGGATGGTGTCTTAGAGGGATATCAAAGCTGCTTTTTACACTGATTGCTTGTTTGTTGTTAACCTCCTACATTAGTCCAATGAACTCACCAACAGATTTACCAACTCAACAAGCCATTTGGGATTTTAAAGATAGTGGTGTTGTGATCAAGAATCAAACACTTGAATTTTTCAGCACGAATTTGCATGGCAATAGCTTCTTTGAAGTGGAAGATGGAGGTAATAACAGTATTGAGGAGGCAGAAGTCGAGGAAGAAAGTTATGGTGGTTATGATGAGAGCATCGAAGCAGGGATTGTTGAGTATTTGGAGTGGCAGGAGAAGGAGATGGCTGGAAATGAGAATGTAAATAGTGAAGATAACAGTATTGAGGAGTTAGAAGTTGAGGAAGAAAATGGTGGTGAAACTGATGAGAGTATTGAGGCAGAAATTGTTGAATATTTGGAGTGGCATGATGAGAAGGAGATGATTGGAAATGAGAACGTGGATAGTCAAGATGTAGCTGATGAAGCTGCAGAATTTGAGGGCGTGAGAGATGCTCGATTTGAGTTTGAAGCTGATGAATCCGAGCACTTGATAGATGCAAAAACAGATGAAAATTTAGATGGTGGCATTTTGTTGGATATGGAAGTAGTGTCTTCTTATACTGGTTTGGATGAGGATAATGTAAACAAGGATGAAGCTGCAGAAACGGAGATTATAGGCAGTGGTGTAGATACCAATGCGTTCTCGCTGGTACCTGTATTGGAGGAGATACCAACGGAGTCCAAAGGCGCAGACGACACAAGATCAGTGGAGGAACTTGTTGTTCTTGAATCACATGAAGAGTTGAGTGATTCTACAGATGAAGTTGGAATGGAGAAATCGGAATGGAACACCGTTGTTGGAGTTTCTGCAGTACTACTCGTAGTTTCAACATCAATAGCCATCATTTATTCGAGAAAATCAAGAAGCAGCACATCTTCTAAGGGATCTGATCCTGTGCTAAAGCAAAAACTTGCAGCTGAGGGGAATGTGCTTCACCAAGCACCTGTGCTTCATTCCATTGATAGGAAAGTCGAGTTTTTGGCTAGAGCTTCACTACCATCATCTCACTCGAAGCTCGCCAGCCACATCCACGCGCCAACAGTCGAGTTGATTGGTGAGATCGTTGTTGGACAGCCTAGCAGAGTTGGAAACTCGGGGAAGTTCCAGATGATCGTGTCTGAAGACATGTGCAAGCGTGGCTCACGACCTCAAGTGGTGGTTCCTGCGTCGTCTCAGCCATCTGCAGTCAGCTTCACTCCACGTGGAAGCTTTACTACTGAAAGAAAGATCTCAAAGAAAGAGGTATTTCATACTTACCTAACCTACGATCATTTTGTTATTTAGTTTGGATCTCTATGTAATTGAAAGTAAATCAACAAACTCTTGGTTATTTTTGCATTGAACAGGGAGGCCAAAGTAGAGAAGCCATGATTGTTCCTACTCCAGTTAGGCGATCAAGCAGACTCCGAAATCGAACCACAATTATGTCTCCATGAATCTTCGTCAGTTAGCTAGGATCTTTGTCTGAAACAGCATTCTCAGTTGTTTCTGCAATGTCTCTCTCTCACTAAAGCTAGGATCTTTGTCTGAAACAGCATCCTCATTTGTTGTCTTCCAACATCTAATTGTCTCTTTATCtttaaacaaaattataataatcTAGTTACTATATTTGCTTCTGAAATGTGGTTTTTTGCTGTTCCCTCCTATTTCTTGATAGCATTCAGACCATTTTATAACTATCTTGATAAACACTCAAATTTGCTTTTTATCAATTTCCTCCTATTTCTTGACAGAATCACACAAAGTTGGATAAACAGTAGAACCAATTGTAACTTTTGATCTGAAATAAAAAGGTAATCTCATTTCTGTAATTTTTGTGCCTATGAACaatgaaagaaaatagaatatgATCACAAAATTGCTTATatacaactctctctctctctctctctcatgtgtgtgtgtggatgTTATGTAAAACTTTTTCTTCAACATTCCAAATCCTGGTGAAGAGGGGTGAGAGGGGGCTTGGTGTTGATAACACCCCCTCTCTTAGTTGGAAATGATGAGAGAGAAACACCCCTTGAAGCCTTCTTTGATATGGTGGCCTTAGGTAGAGTATACTGCTTGTAGCTATGCAAACCAGTTCCACAGCTCTTGGAAGCCTTCAAATTTCTTCTATATGGAGTTGCTGCTTTCTTCATCAGATCTTCAATGCTTGTCACCCTTGAAAGTGATGTGAACGACTCTGATTTCCCTTTGTAAAACTGGGAAAGCCCTCTTCTGCACACACCAAATCATTTCATCTCATTTAGTCTCCACATAAAATATAAGatccaaaaaacaaaaaaaaatcgaagTTTCACTTACTTGATGGGCAATTGGTCCATGATCTCTGAAAGATCATATAGAGCTCCGCTGCAGCTGGAGTTCAACGATGacgatgaagaagatgatgacaCATCATCTACTGTATCAGATGAAGTTATGGATGATCCATTTGAAGCATCTGAATCTTCTCCAATAGATGAAGATGAAGTAGCTGATAATGATTCAAATCTTTCTTCATTCTTCAAGTTGTTACC
It contains:
- the LOC130992528 gene encoding uncharacterized protein LOC130992528, with amino-acid sequence MNGFEKGLSPSKSNANRNFPSSGSVENDENDSSVDKLIPQFANNEIAYGKHFMSGVARKKILAEIKGNPSICDAQAHKNSNLDLESSPPKRGICNSSVKVYDPLTNYLSPRPRYLRFNPNRRREILKRFEKELNSSLDSEEASDEEEIADSSLSPPKGSVVDGYEAVEEEIADSSRSPPKGNDVNQRNGVASDEGNGSVVDGYESEEEEMEKGWCLRGISKLLFTLIACLLLTSYISPMNSPTDLPTQQAIWDFKDSGVVIKNQTLEFFSTNLHGNSFFEVEDGGNNSIEEAEVEEESYGGYDESIEAGIVEYLEWQEKEMAGNENVNSEDNSIEELEVEEENGGETDESIEAEIVEYLEWHDEKEMIGNENVDSQDVADEAAEFEGVRDARFEFEADESEHLIDAKTDENLDGGILLDMEVVSSYTGLDEDNVNKDEAAETEIIGSGVDTNAFSLVPVLEEIPTESKGADDTRSVEELVVLESHEELSDSTDEVGMEKSEWNTVVGVSAVLLVVSTSIAIIYSRKSRSSTSSKGSDPVLKQKLAAEGNVLHQAPVLHSIDRKVEFLARASLPSSHSKLASHIHAPTVELIGEIVVGQPSRVGNSGKFQMIVSEDMCKRGSRPQVVVPASSQPSAVSFTPRGSFTTERKISKKEGGQSREAMIVPTPVRRSSRLRNRTTIMSP
- the LOC130992529 gene encoding protein OXIDATIVE STRESS 3-like, producing MEGGKSHHHHMFQDSWFQYKGNNLKNEERFESLSATSSSSIGEDSDASNGSSITSSDTVDDVSSSSSSSSLNSSCSGALYDLSEIMDQLPIKRGLSQFYKGKSESFTSLSRVTSIEDLMKKAATPYRRNLKASKSCGTGLHSYKQYTLPKATISKKASRGVSLSSFPTKRGGVINTKPPLTPLHQDLEC